The window CCACCCTCACTGATTTGAAAACAATGAAATAGATGGATCGGGTTACTAAATGAATTGAGGCCATCTATTTATTGCAAATTTTCACTATAGCAAATAAGGTAGAGCTACAGTTACAAGCCCTGTATCCAGTCATGATGAAAACCTCACTGATGAATATTACAGTGCAACAGTAGGCATTATACATTTGGATGTGCTGCTTTAGATTTATATAATGTGGGATCCTGCATAGAAACTCTTAGTCTGCAACTGAGTGGTCTATAGCTGTCTTGCTTTTAATACTGCAAGTAATGTTGTTATAGAAAAGCTCTAGTTCACTTTCTCTTTACCTGTGTTTTCTGCCAGGAGACAGTAAAGTTCCACGGACAGAGACTTCGGTGTGTCTAGAAGGAAACACTGCAGACAGCTCATGAGTCAAGGTCtgggaaaaaaatgttgaaGAGGCTCTCAAAGGGAGAGCAACGTGGACGAGAGATTCATCAGAGCGCGCGCGCCATCTGTAGGTGCATTTCAGAATGACAAATTTTATAACCGATGAACTGCTTCAAATTTCAACAGGTTTTGATGTTATATTTTCATtccctttaaaatattttttagttaatttaaatgaatacattaattatttcagtaaaataaataaaacatttatttaaattatgaaacactaataattgtatattataaattgtatttataggTTATTcattaaatcaaattaatacattaatttattcatgATTTAAATGATTGaatatatacttaaaatatcatatatttatttaaataaaacattttataaaatatgaaaataaatggaaaataattaaataaatatccatttaaattataaaaacacaaataattatttattataaattaatttataacatgTATTGATAAgtcaattaattaaattaaatgaatccatttatttattaatgatttaaatgattaaacatATACTgaaaatattatgtatataaatattatctaaataaaaatttttttgttaaaaaatatcaaattaatttttataacaatgaaataacattgatttaaatattaattatagaCATGAATATAATCAAACGGTAGCGCGCCCGCTAAAGGCGAAAGGTACGAAACACAGTGAGAAAATAACAGAATATAAGCCTACCTACAAAAAATACTGAAGTGAATAAGGATTTGTTCATTATTtatcagaaatatatatatgatctaaatgattaaaatgatcaaattaaatgaaaataaattataaaataaatataaattaacaaattaattaatcaagGTTAtcaatcaaaatttaaaatttatgaTAAGATGTTTTGAGGCAGTGTTTAAACTACGTATTATAAGTATAAAAATCAAAGTACTGTGAccaagcgttttttttttttttttaactttatttgattttatctgagtaacatgtttttttccctcttaCATTTCACTTGCTTTCACATTCATATGTCGTTGGCACCACAGCAAACATTGTTTTCATACAATTTCTCGGGTCTTCCAGGTAATGCTATAGATTTTCCAGAAAACCTTCATTAAGtatgtaaaatgtttcaaacaatCCTTCCCAAGATAACAATGACCTAACCTTTTTCCAGTTACTCCCTTGGATACAAACTCTTCTCTAATAAATGTGTAGTAAAAGTTAAATTTTATAAATTTCCCTATTATCCATTAACCTTTTTGTAATGTCGAGCgtgaaatacattttacaacatttgtGCTAGTAACTAGAATAAAACAGATATAGATCGAGTGCTCCATTACCCTTAAATGAAATAACTCAACAGTGTTTAAAACTCTCATGATCAGAATCTCTCTGCCTACTTTACCACCTCTATCTCCACACAACAAAACTAAAACATCTTTTTGAATATCagaagaatgaaaaaaaaaaaaaaagattttaatacCCCAGACCTTCATATAGTAGCTTCGATTGGGTATAGCAAAGGTTACATGATGTTACATGATCTTTGCCCTCTCCTCTGTATGGCCTAACATCAGACAGGCACCACTAGAGCATAGTTTCCGCACCTGCCTTCATAAAGGCCACATAAAGCATCTAGAGGTGAAAAGACACTAACATGACGAACCTAACACACTCTCAgaagaaaacacacactggaCCCATTAAAGTCAGATCGTTTTGTTAGTTATATTACAGATTTAACCagaaaaatatccaaaactAGTGCACATGAGGTCATTTAGATCTTCCTGAATTGTTTAACTTCCTTAACCAATTTGCGAATTGTTCAGAATGGGATGTAAAGGTCCAGTGCTGCCAAATGCTGAGGTGTAAATACTAGTTGGTAGCGCTGACCAGCAGTGCGGGGCTCGCTGATGTTTACGTGAAGCTATAAATGATCTAACAAAGGCAACGGCCCTGTTTACTTCTCTTGTCATACTCAACTCGCATCCCCTGCTGGTCAGGCTCAGGTTGTTTGCGACAGCTCTCATTCAGCTGGGGGGGCGGGACGTCACTGTCAGGTCTCCCTGATGTTGTTGTCCTGCACCTTCAGACCCTGTCAGCGTCAGGAGGCTGGAAGAGCCTCCTCACAGTGTCAGAGGCCTGCCACGCGCCCATTGCCCTCCCCGTGAAAGAGCTGTCGTCAGTGTCAGCATCAGCTGGTGACAGGAGAATCTGCCCCCTGCTGTCAGCTGTACTGGACTTTTCACCTAGTGTGCTTAGCTCAAGGCCGTTTCATGACTGGTTTTTCAACGGCTACCTGACCAAAGTCAATCTGGGTCAGGATCTGCTGACCCACATCAACCTGTTGCTGGccgtggtggtggtggtggtggtggtggtggtgatgatggCCACCATGCCTATGCCTTTCTGCACTGCCGTGGTGATGCTCGTGATGACCATGTTCATGATGACCATGATGACTGTGATGCTGTTCTTCCTCTGTTGGTGTATTCACATCTGTGGTTTTCTTGCACTCTTCAAGTTGCAGTGAACTCTAACAACCAGAGGAAAAGGGCAAATTGAAAATACTGTATTCACTTTTAAAGtcgtcatgaaatcaaaattgaccctatttattttgttaataagttaatacacagaaaaaaaatagtttgtcgtggtaatctttaatcaaaatctgaaaatttgCTTCCGCTTTGTAATGGCGTTCCTTCactgatgacgtcagtttgacggcttgggttgaataTCCTTAACCACTCCCCCTCCAACCGtcagtctgctatgagcgagggATGGAGAGGAGGTGCGCTAAAATAAaaccctgccctctattcaGTATCTCTTTCACTTGGAAGTACGTCGCAACACTAAGTCggttgcaacttccggttcactgggactttaaaaactttttttttttttttgaagatcccttcagtgaacagttcttaaaagaaccattttttcttagtgtgaaccTAGAACCTTAGAACCTTTTTCCATTATAAAGAACATTTTgagcaatggaaaggttccatgcatattaaaggattagttcactttcaaatgaaagttaccccaagctttactcatcctcaagacatcctaggtgtatatgactttcttctttctgatgaacacaatcagagaaatattaataaatatcctgacgtatccaagctttataatggcagtgagtgagACCAAGGAGTATG of the Megalobrama amblycephala isolate DHTTF-2021 linkage group LG12, ASM1881202v1, whole genome shotgun sequence genome contains:
- the LOC125279663 gene encoding selenoprotein Pa isoform X1; amino-acid sequence: MWKALSLTLALCLLAGCSAESETDGARCKLPPVWKIGEVEPMKNALGHVTVVAYLQASULFCLEQASKFNDLLLKLEKQGYVNITYMVVNNRDERSQNLHHLLNERLINITLYAQDLSQPDVWQTVNAEKDDILVYDRCGRLTYHLSLPYTILSHPHVEEAITHTYCDGICGECNVESSLQLEECKKTTDVNTPTEEEQHHSHHGHHEHGHHEHHHGSAERHRHGGHHHHHHHHHHHHGQQQVDVGQQILTQIDFGQVAVEKPVMKRPUAKHTRUKVQYSUQQGADSPVTSUCUHURQLFHGEGNGRVAGLUHCEEALPASURUQGLKVQDNNIRETUQURPAPPAEUELSQTTUAUPAGDASUVUQEK
- the LOC125279663 gene encoding selenoprotein Pa isoform X2; the protein is MWKALSLTLALCLLAGCSAESETDGARCKLPPVWKIGEVEPMKNALGHVTVVAYLQASULFCLEQASKFNDLLLKLEKQGYVNITYMVVNNRDERSQNLHHLLNERLINITLYAQDLSQPDVWQTVNAEKDDILVYDRCGRLTYHLSLPYTILSHPHVEEAITHTYCDGICGECNVESSLQLEECKKTTDVNTPTEEEQHHSHHGHHEHGHHEHHHGSAERHRHGGHHHHHHHHHHHHGQQQVDVGQQILTQIDFGQVAVEKPVMKRPUAKHTRUKVQYSUQQGADSPVTSUCUHURQLFHGEGNGRVAGLUHCEEALPASURUQGLKVQDNNIRETUQURPAPPAEUELSQTTUAUPAGDAS